In Macadamia integrifolia cultivar HAES 741 chromosome 5, SCU_Mint_v3, whole genome shotgun sequence, a single window of DNA contains:
- the LOC122078278 gene encoding pentatricopeptide repeat-containing protein At1g77360, mitochondrial-like, translating into MDRNKKRGLRDDSSAKPEYNKKHQSISTRDSRSEVQEQQQESKRPTFISYLDNPNLPPKVKIICEIIASTHSLHIEKVLEDTGIRVTTEDVEEVLKHSYSFPAQAVKFFRWTGRQLSDKHSPYSWNLVVDLLGKNCLFEAMWDAIKSMKTEALLSLATFASVFSSYVASDRVDEAIMTFEVMDQYGIPRDIVALNSLLSAICRDGKTARAKQFLDIAKGKIRPDADTYAILLEGCENEGNAAYARLTFGEMVMEIGWDPRNVPAYDSFLITLLKTHDGMHEAMKFFDSMIEKRCSPGVRFFKTALEDCVKTSNIRSASTLWDAMMGRSGFRPDTEMYHLMITLNCHHNNYDIAQRFLDEMVFNGVFPDSKTYNLLFQFLVKSRKLREASAVFNEMVKNECIPSESNCTSAIRIFMDVGDPQMAIKVWKCMIENGMSGLEDTGNFLIGALRDLDRLPEARKYAEDMIERGIKLQSSTLSKLKNSLSKARKLYQYEELLRKWKLH; encoded by the coding sequence ATGGATCGGAATAAGAAGCGAGGGCTTCGTGATGATTCTTCTGCAAAACCAGAGTATAACAAGAAGCATCAATCCATCTCAACTCGAGATTCTCGGAGTGAAGTTCAAGAGCAGCAGCAAGAGAGTAAGCGTCCGACTTTCATATCGTATCTCGATAACCCCAATTTGCCTCCCAAAGTGAAAATTATCTGCGAAATCATTGCCAGCACACATTCCCTGCATATCGAGAAGGTCCTTGAAGACACCGGAATTAGAGTTACAACTGAAGATGTAGAAGAGGTTCTGAAGCATTCGTATAGTTTCCCTGCCCAGGCGGTGAAGTTCTTCCGATGGACCGGAAGACAGTTGAGCGATAAGCATAGTCCCTACTCGTGGAACTTGGTCGTCGACCTATTAGGGAAGAATTGTCTATTCGAAGCAATGTGGGATGCCATAAAGTCGATGAAGACGGAAGCTTTGCTGTCCTTGGCGACGTTCGCCTCTGTTTTTAGCAGTTATGTGGCCTCCGACCGTGTTGATGAGGCCATCATGACGTTCGAGGTCATGGATCAGTATGGAATTCCCCGGGACATTGTCGCATTGAATTCGCTGCTCAGCGCAATTTGCAGAGATGGGAAGACGGCGAGGGCGAAGCAGTTTTTGGACATTGCTAAGGGTAAGATTCGACCAGATGCAGATACTTATGCAATTTTACTTGAAGGTTGTGAGAATGAAGGCAATGCTGCTTACGCTCGGCTTACTTTTGGGGAGATGGTGATGGAAATTGGTTGGGACCCCCGGAATGTTCCAGCCTATGACTCGTTCTTGATTACATTGCTCAAGACTCATGACGGTATGCATGAAGCTATGAAGTTCTTTGATTCCATGATAGAGAAGAGGTGTTCCCCTGGTGTGAGATTCTTCAAGACAGCATTAGAGGATTGTGTCAAGACCAGCAATATTCGTAGTGCTTCTACCCTCTGGGATGCAATGATGGGGAGGAGTGGCTTCAGACCTGATACCGAAATGTACCATTTGATGATTACCCTGAACTGCCATCACAACAACTACGACATTGCTCAGCGATTCTTGGATGAAATGGTCTTCAATGGAGTGTTCCCAGATTCAAAGACATATAATCTCTTGTTTCAATTCTTGGTAAAGAGTAGGAAGCTAAGGGAAGCTTCAGCTGTATTCAATGAGATGGTTAAAAATGAGTGTATTCCCAGTGAGAGCAATTGCACCTCCGCCATTAGGATTTTCATGGATGTAGGTGATCCTCAAATGGCGATCAAGGTTTGGAAGTGCATGATTGAGAATGGAATGTCTGGTTTGGAGGACACTGGAAACTTCTTGATCGGGGCTCTCCGTGATCTTGATAGGCTTCCAGAAGCACGTAAATATGCAGAGGATATGATCGAAAGAGGGATCAAGTTGCAATCTTCTACATTGTCAAAGCTGAAAAATAGTCTTTCCAAAGCAAGGAAGTTGTATCAGTATGAAGAACTTTTAAGGAAGTGGAAGTTACATTAA
- the LOC122079342 gene encoding 1,4-dihydroxy-2-naphthoyl-CoA synthase, peroxisomal, which yields MAETAEKDLKTMTRRVASVANHLMPLHAAPDHSSIHLCNASMNDSYHRVHGEVPKHEAVWRPALDELGKEFVDIIYEKAVGEGIAKITINRPEKRNAFRPQTIKELIRAFNDARDDISVGVIILTGKGTKAFCSGGDQSLRSSDGYADFENFGRLNVLDLQVQIRRLPKPVIAMVAGYAVGGGHVLHMVCDLTVAADNAIFGQTGPKVGSFDAGYGSSIMSRLIGPKKAREMWFLARFYSASEAEKMGLVNTVVPLEDLEKETLKWCREILRNSPTAIRVLKASLNAVDDGHAGLQELGGNATLIFYGTEEGNEGKTAYMQRRRPDFSKFPRLP from the exons ATGGCGGAGACTGCGGAGAAAGACCTCAAAACCATGACAAGAAGAGTGGCTTCAGTGGCTAATCATCTTATGCCGCTTCACGCTGCTCCAGACCATTCTTCCATTCATCTCTGTAATGCTTCCATGAACGACAGCTACCACCGAGTACACGGGGAAGTTCCGAAGCATGAAGCTGTGTGGAGACCCGCCCTTGACGAATTAGGGAAGGAATTTGTGGATATTATCTACGAGAAAGCAGTAGGAGAAGGGATCGCAAAG ATTACAATCAACCGCCCAGAGAAAAGGAATGCCTTCCGGCCACAGACTATTAAAGAGCTCATTCGTGCTTTCAATGATGCCAGAGATGATATTTCAGTGGGAGTAATTATCCTTACAGGAAAG GGTACAAAGGCTTTTTGTAGTGGTGGTGATCAATCACTGCGAAGCTCAGATGGATATGCTGATTTTGAAAACTTTGGTCGTCTTAATGTTCTAGACCTACAG GTACAAATTCGCCGTCTCCCTAAACCAGTTATAGCCATG GTTGCAGGCTATGCTGTTGGAGGAGGACATGTATTGCACATGGTTTGTGATCTAACAGTTGCAGCTGATAATGCTATATTTGGTCAGACAGGCCCAAAG GTGGGGAGCTTTGATGCCGGTTATGgaagttccattatgtctcgcTTG ATCGGTCCTAAAAAAGCACGAGAAATGTGGTTTTTGGCAAGATTCTACAGTGCGTCTGAAGCAGAAAAAATGGGTCTAGTTAACACTGTGGTGCCG CTTGAAGATTTGGAGAAAGAAACTCTTAAATGGTGCAGGGAGATCCTAAGAAACAGTCCTACTGCAATTCGGGTTCTCAAAGCTTCTCTCAATGCAGTTGATGATGGTCATGCTGGTCTGCAG GAGCTTGGTGGAAATGCTACACTAATATTTTATGGCACAGAGGAGGGGAACGAGGGGAAGACAGCCTATATGCAACGCAGACGCCCAGATTTCTCAAAATTTCCTCGTCTACCTTAG